A window of Tripterygium wilfordii isolate XIE 37 chromosome 7, ASM1340144v1, whole genome shotgun sequence contains these coding sequences:
- the LOC120002235 gene encoding uncharacterized protein LOC120002235 yields the protein METQKTDTEKHGAAAGTNPAMSSCRKMKKDDASFLEDVKDHIDEFINASMDEHKNCFKKSIKKMFGMSKIVAERNANAKEVESSLPLQTTVAD from the exons ATGGAGACACAAAAAACTGACACTGAGAAACACGGAGCAGCTGCTGGCACAAACCCTGCCATGTCTTCATGTCGAAAGATGAAGAAAGATGATGCCTCTTTTTTGGAGGATGTGAAAGATCACATTGATGAGTTCATTAATGCGTCTATGGATGAACACAAAAATTGCTTTAAGAAGTCCATCAAGAAG ATGTTTGGAATGTCAAAAATTGTTGCAGAAAGAAATGCCAATGCTAAAGAAGTTGAGAGTTCTCTTCCGCTTCAAACAACTGTTGCAGACTGA
- the LOC120002647 gene encoding protein RADIALIS-like 4 has protein sequence MASSCQASRDSSGSSSSSWTAKQNKVFEKALAIYDKDTPERWQNVANAVGGGKSAEEVKTHYHLLLEDLHRIESGRVPLPNYYNSATTTSQDINIKEFYPPIFDKLMVRNLTLVGFRDNSSQTPNPPNHPSGMHGRLKLRL, from the exons ATGGCTTCAAGCTGCCAAGCTTCTAGAGACTCAAGCGGCAGCAGCTCCTCTAGTTGGACGGCAAAGCAAAACAAAGTGTTTGAGAAGGCACTAGCCATTTACGACAAGGACACCCCGGAGCGGTGGCAAAATGTGGCCAATGCTGTGGGCGGTGGAAAATCAGCGGAGGAAGTGAAGACCCACTACCATCTTCTCCTTGAGGATCTCCACCGTATTGAGTCCGGTCGTGTCCCTTTACCCAACTACTACAACTCCGCTACTACTACCTCCCAAGACATAAACA taaaagagttCTATCCACCAATATTTGACAAGCTCATGGTTAGGAATCTCACATTGGTTGG ATTTAGGGATAATAGCTCTCAAACCCCTAACCCCCCTAACCATCCATCAGGAATGCATGGAAG GCTTAAACTCAGGCTGTAA
- the LOC120002233 gene encoding 3-ketoacyl-CoA synthase 4-like isoform X1, which translates to MSANESNSSNGGSGAIQLQQSRRLPDFIQSVNLKYVKLGYHYLITHLLKLCLVPLMAVIIVEASRMNPDDVHQLWLHLKYNLVTVITCSAVLVFGSTICIMSRPSSVYLVDYACYRAPDHLRVKFHQFMEHSKLTGDFDESSLEFQRKILERSGLGEETYVPEAMHYVPPRPSMAAARKEAEDVMFGALDMLFKNTNVKPKDIGILVVNCSLFNPTPSLSAMIINKYKLRGNIRSFNLGGMGCSAGVIAVDLAKDLLQVHRNTYAVVVSTENITQNWYFGNKKSMLIPNCLFRVGGAAVLLSNKAVDRRRSKYMLVHVVRTHKGADDKAFNCVYQEHDDQGKTGVSLSKDLMAIAGGALKTNITTLGPLVLPISEQLLFFATLVSKKLLNAKVKPYIPDFKLAFDHFCIHAGGRAVIDELEKNLQLLPVHVEASRMTLHRFGNTSSSSIWYELAYTEAKGRMQKGNRVWQIAFGSGFKCNSAVWEALRNVKPSVNSPWEDCIHR; encoded by the exons ATGAGTGCGAATGAATCCAACTCTTCCAATGGCGGATCCGGTGCGATTCAACTCCAGCAGAGCCGGCGATTACCCGATTTTATACAGAGCGTGAATCTCAAGTACGTGAAGCTCGGGTATCACTATTTGATTACCCATCTATTGAAGCTCTGCTTGGTCCCTTTGATGGCAGTCATTATTGTCGAGGCTTCACGAATGAACCCAGATGACGTTCACCAGCTCTGGCTGCACCTAAAGTACAACCTCGTCACAGTCATTACCTGCTCTGCTGTTCTCGTTTTCGGATCCACCATCTGCATCATGTCCCGACCGAGCTCCGTTTACCTCGTTGACTACGCCTGTTACCGTGCCCCAGATCATCTTCGGGTCAAATTCCATCAATTCATGGAGCACTCCAAGCTCACTGGAGATTTCGACGAGTCCTCCTTGGAGTTCCAGCGCAAGATTCTCGAGCGTTCCGGTTTGGGGGAGGAGACGTACGTCCCTGAAGCGATGCATTACGTCCCTCCGAGGCCGTCAATGGCGGCTGCGAGAAAGGAGGCCGAGGACGTGATGTTTGGTGCATTGGATATGCTCTTTAAGAACACAAACGTGAAGCCTAAAGACATTGGTATCCTTGTTgttaattgtagcttgtttaaTCCTACTCCTTCGCTTTCTGCTATGATTATTAACAAGTATAAGTTAAGAGGTAATATTCGAAGTTTCAATCTTGGTGGCATGGGTTGCAGTGCTGGTGTTATAGCTGTTGACCTTGCTAAAGATTTGCTGCAAGTTCATCGGAACACCTATGCAGTTGTTGTTAGTACAGAGAATATCACTCAGAACTGGTATTTTGGGAACAAGAAGTCTATGTTGATACCCAATTGCCTGTTTAGAGTTGGGGGTGCTGCAGTTTTGCTGTCGAACAAAGCCGTAGACAGGCGTCGGTCCAAGTATATGCTTGTTCATGTGGTGAGAACCCATAAAGGAGCCGATGATAAAGCATTTAATTGTGTTTATCAGGAACATGACGATCAGGGAAAGACGGGGGTTTCATTGTCGAAAGATCTCATGGCCATAGCTGGTGGTGCGCTTAAGACTAATATCACCACTTTGGGTCCTCTGGTTTTGCCTATAAGTGAGCAACTACTGTTTTTTGCCACCTTGGTTTCTAAGAAGTTGCTTAATGCAAAAGTCAAGCCTTATATTCCTGATTTTAAGCTTGCTTTCGATCACTTTTGCATTCATGCTGGTGGAAGGGCTGTAATTGATGAGCTTGAGAAGAATTTGCAGCTTCTGCCTGTTCATGTGGAGGCATCTAGGATGACTCTCCATCGATTTGGTAACACCTCATCGAGCTCCATTTGGTATGAATTGGCATACACAGAAGCAAAAGGTAGGATGCAGAAGGGGAACCGTGTCTGGCAGATTGCTTTTGGGAGTGGATTTAAATGTAACAGTGCAGTTTGGGAAGCTCTTAGAAACGTGAAGCCCTCTGTTAATAGCCCTTGGGAAGATTGCATCCACAG GTGA
- the LOC120002234 gene encoding protein RADIALIS-like 1, giving the protein MASSSMSSRGSCGSWTAKENKAFERALAVYDKDTPDRWHNVARAVGGKTAAEVKSYYELLEKDVEHIESGQVPIPNYRNTGGSSNGSMSDEQKRMKNLKLY; this is encoded by the exons atggcATCCAGTTCAATGTCATCGCGTGGCTCCTGTGGGTCTTGGACGGCCAAAGAAAACAAGGCCTTTGAGAGAGCTTTGGCTGTGTATGACAAGGACACCCCGGACCGTTGGCACAATGTGGCCAGGGCAGTTGGAGGAAAAACAGCAGCAGAAGTGAAGAGCTACTATGAGCTCCTCGAGAAGGATGTGGAGCACATTGAGTCAGGTCAAGTGCCAATCCCCAATTACAGGAATACTGGGGGGAGTAGCAATGGAAGCATGAGCGATGAGCAGAAGAG GATGAAGAATTTGAAGCTCTACTGA
- the LOC120002233 gene encoding 3-ketoacyl-CoA synthase 4-like isoform X2 — protein sequence MSANESNSSNGGSGAIQLQQSRRLPDFIQSVNLKYVKLGYHYLITHLLKLCLVPLMAVIIVEASRMNPDDVHQLWLHLKYNLVTVITCSAVLVFGSTICIMSRPSSVYLVDYACYRAPDHLRVKFHQFMEHSKLTGDFDESSLEFQRKILERSGLGEETYVPEAMHYVPPRPSMAAARKEAEDVMFGALDMLFKNTNVKPKDIGILVVNCSLFNPTPSLSAMIINKYKLRGNIRSFNLGGMGCSAGVIAVDLAKDLLQVHRNTYAVVVSTENITQNWYFGNKKSMLIPNCLFRVGGAAVLLSNKAVDRRRSKYMLVHVVRTHKGADDKAFNCVYQEHDDQGKTGVSLSKDLMAIAGGALKTNITTLGPLVLPITSACSCGGI from the exons ATGAGTGCGAATGAATCCAACTCTTCCAATGGCGGATCCGGTGCGATTCAACTCCAGCAGAGCCGGCGATTACCCGATTTTATACAGAGCGTGAATCTCAAGTACGTGAAGCTCGGGTATCACTATTTGATTACCCATCTATTGAAGCTCTGCTTGGTCCCTTTGATGGCAGTCATTATTGTCGAGGCTTCACGAATGAACCCAGATGACGTTCACCAGCTCTGGCTGCACCTAAAGTACAACCTCGTCACAGTCATTACCTGCTCTGCTGTTCTCGTTTTCGGATCCACCATCTGCATCATGTCCCGACCGAGCTCCGTTTACCTCGTTGACTACGCCTGTTACCGTGCCCCAGATCATCTTCGGGTCAAATTCCATCAATTCATGGAGCACTCCAAGCTCACTGGAGATTTCGACGAGTCCTCCTTGGAGTTCCAGCGCAAGATTCTCGAGCGTTCCGGTTTGGGGGAGGAGACGTACGTCCCTGAAGCGATGCATTACGTCCCTCCGAGGCCGTCAATGGCGGCTGCGAGAAAGGAGGCCGAGGACGTGATGTTTGGTGCATTGGATATGCTCTTTAAGAACACAAACGTGAAGCCTAAAGACATTGGTATCCTTGTTgttaattgtagcttgtttaaTCCTACTCCTTCGCTTTCTGCTATGATTATTAACAAGTATAAGTTAAGAGGTAATATTCGAAGTTTCAATCTTGGTGGCATGGGTTGCAGTGCTGGTGTTATAGCTGTTGACCTTGCTAAAGATTTGCTGCAAGTTCATCGGAACACCTATGCAGTTGTTGTTAGTACAGAGAATATCACTCAGAACTGGTATTTTGGGAACAAGAAGTCTATGTTGATACCCAATTGCCTGTTTAGAGTTGGGGGTGCTGCAGTTTTGCTGTCGAACAAAGCCGTAGACAGGCGTCGGTCCAAGTATATGCTTGTTCATGTGGTGAGAACCCATAAAGGAGCCGATGATAAAGCATTTAATTGTGTTTATCAGGAACATGACGATCAGGGAAAGACGGGGGTTTCATTGTCGAAAGATCTCATGGCCATAGCTGGTGGTGCGCTTAAGACTAATATCACCACTTTGGGTCCTCTGGTTTTGCCTATAA CTTCTGCCTGTTCATGTGGAGGCATCTAG
- the LOC120001840 gene encoding B3 domain-containing protein At1g49475-like translates to MLYTSSCTFIAIMPRQWEFGSGSGGRQQSKFSKGKTFQFFQIILEDSIQEKKLKLPLKFTQKFGVELSEFAILTVADGAVWQVGLTKSSSRICFDEGWDEFTVHYSLSHGHFIVFAYEGDSAFNVHIFDKSACEIVYPHVDLVEVDFPADKEDEDDPPTPITHRQYRSRQSNVSEGSRRALDAAKAMKPKNPSFMIVMKPCDLHRKALHVPALFARYHLNGKPTNMTVVASTGREWTLNVRETKDGALLFSGGCSQFIADNKLKNGDICVFEQITKDVSLEVTVFRASPE, encoded by the exons ATGCTCTACACCTCATCCTGCACTTTCATTGCCATCATGCCTAGACAATGGGAATTCGGATCCGGATCCGGCGGCCGGCAGCAATCGAAGTTTTCAAAAGGGAAAACATTCCAGTTCTTCCAGATTATCCTTGAGGATTCCATCCAAGAGAAGAAGCTG AAACTCCCATTGAAATTCACACAGAAATTCGGAGTTGAACTTTCAGAGTTTGCCATCCTCACTGTCGCGGATGGTGCTGTTTGGCAAGTAGGATTGACAAAAAGCAGTAGCCGAATTTGCTTTGATGAAGGCTGGGATGAATTCACAGTACATTATTCACTCAGCCATGGACACTTCATAGTCTTTGCTTATGAAGGAGATTCTGCGTTCAACGTCCACATATTTGATAAGTCTGCGTGTGAGATTGTTTATCCACATGTTGATCTAG TGGAAGTTGATTTTCCAGCCGAtaaggaagatgaagatgatccACCAACTCCGATTACTCATCGCCAATATCGTAGTAGACAGTCGAACGTGTCTGAAGGGAGCAGAAGGGCATTGGATGCTGCTAAAGCAATGAAGCCAAAGAATCCCAGTTTCATGATTGTCATGAAACCATGTGATCTGCATAGAAAAGCATTA CATGTTCCTGCCTTATTTGCAAGGTATCATCTGAATGGGAAGCCAACCAACATGACAGTTGTGGCTTCTACTGGAAGAGAATGGACACTCAACGTGCGCGAGACGAAAGATGGTGCCCTACTCTTTTCAGGTGGATGTTCTCAATTTATTGCGGACAACAAGTTGAAGAACGGGGACATTTGTGTGTTCGAACAAATAACGAAGGATGTTTCCTTGGAAGTAACTGTGTTTCGTGCATCTCCAGAGTAA